The following proteins come from a genomic window of Halictus rubicundus isolate RS-2024b chromosome 8, iyHalRubi1_principal, whole genome shotgun sequence:
- the Idh gene encoding isocitrate dehydrogenase [NADP] cytoplasmic, with protein MFSPHRFIRTNLHFIRSAASIETASNSATFSRILSPKVRLAHDQTAHSFVRTFCASSVTMAKIKAGPVVDILGDEMTRIIWDSIKEKLILPYLDIELHTYDLGVENRDKTEDEVTVACAEAIKKYNVGIKCATITPDEKRVEEFNLKQMWKSPNGTIRNILGGTVFREAIICKNIPRLVTGWSQPIIIGRHAHADQYKATDFIVPGPGKLEITWTGDDGKKIQHTVHSFKGPGIAQAQYNTDESIHAFAHSSFQYALSRDYPLYLSTKNTILKKYDGRFKDIFEEVYDKEYKAQFEAKKIWYEHRLIDDMVAYAMKSEGGFVWSCKNYDGDVQSDSVAQGYGSLGLMTSVLICPDGRTVEAEAAHGTVTRHYRQYQQGKETSTNPIASIFAWTKGLLHRAKLDNNESLKKFAETLEAVCINTIESGFMTKDLAICIKGMNNVTRSDYLETFEFMDKLADNLKKQLK; from the exons ATGTTCTCGCCCCACCGTTTCATTCGAACGAATCTGCATTTCATAAGGAGTGCAGCGAGCATCGAAACCGCTAGTAACAGTGCTACATTCTCGCGAATATTATCGCCAAAAGTTCGGCTGGCTCACGATCAGACCGCACACTCATTCGTAAGGACATTTTGTGCTTCATCCGTAACAATGGCTAAAATAAAG GCTGGACCTGTCGTCGACATCCTGGGAGATGAAATGACTCGAATTATTTGGGATTCTATCAAAGAAAAGCTGATTTTACCATATTTAGACATTGAATTGCATACTTACGACTTAGGCGTAGAGAACCGAGATAAAACCGAAGACGAAGTTACTGTAGCTTGCGCGGAAGCTATTAAGAAGTACAACGTAGGCATCAAGTGTGCTACTATTACACCAGATGAGAAAAGAGTGGAAGAATTCAATTTGAAACAAATGTGGAAAAGTCCTAATGGTACTATTAGAAATATTTTGGGTGGCACGGTTTTCCGTGAGGCGATCATCTGTAAAAACATTCCTCGCTTGGTAACTGGTTGGAGTCAACCGATCATTATCGGTAGGCATGCCCATGCTGATCAGTACAAAGCGACCGATTTCATAGTACCTGGACCAGGCAAACTTGAAATCACatggactggagacgatggtaAAAAAATTCAGCACACAGTACATTCTTTCAAGGGACCTGGAATCGCGCAAGCTCAGTATAATACAGACGAGAGCATTCATGCTTTTGCCCACAGCTCTTTCCAGTATGCTCTTTCTAGAGACTATCCTCTGTACCTTTCTACGAAAAATACAATTCTTAAGAAGTATGATGGCAGATTCAAAGACATCTTCGAGGAAGTATATGATAAGGAATACAAAGCGCAATTCGAGGCTAAGAAGATTTGGTATGAACATCGTTTAATCGATGATATGGTAGCGTATGCAATGAAGTCGGAGGGTGGTTTTGTATGGTCTTGCAAGAATTACGACGGAGACGTTCAGTCCGATTCTGTAGCACAGGGATATGGATCCCTGGGTCTGATGACTTCGGTTCTAATTTGCCCAGATGGTCGTACGGTGGAAGCCGAAGCTGCCCATGGTACAGTTACCAGACATTATCGTCAGTACCAACAAGGCAAAGAGACTTCAACCAACCCGATCGCATCGATCTTCGCGTGGACTAAAGGTTTGCTTCACCGTGCGAAATTGGACAACAACGAATCTTTAAAGAAATTTGCAGAAACCTTAGAGGCAGTCTGCATTAATACTATTGAGTCAGGTTTTATGACCAAGGATCTTGCGATTTGTATTAAAGGCATGAACAATGTTACTAGATCCGATTATTTGGAAACATTCGAATTTATGGACAAGTTGGCTGACAACTTGAAGAAGCAGCTCAAGTGA